TAGGCAGGATCTTGTaaatttgatttctctcttttatAAAATTATGGTAGTGGGTATGTCCTTAACATATATACCCCTCCTTCCTTTGTATCTAGCCTTTCTTTCCATCTAATCCCTCCGGCACATTAAACTTGTCTAACATTagtcaaaatttagatgtatcttgatgtaatttagtgtctagatacatctagatTTAGACAAATCTTAGATAACATttataggacggagggagtaatatgaATAGGCAGAGCTACTTTTTATCTTGAAAAAAATTGGTATACATTCCTGTAGTCTTGAAAAAAAAATGCATTCAGGACCTGAACGGGCAGCCAAACTGAACAAGAACGCAGGCAGGTGAAGCCGCAGAGAATACTTTTTATCTTCCCTCCAATACATCAAGGCAATTCAACCGACATTGATCTGTCCATCAACATTGCAGTAATGCCCACAGTGGAAGAGAAATGTCGTTATTTCTGACTCGGACTACGGCGGCCTTACACCGGTCTGAACATTTCATATAACCACCAAACAACCAGAGTTACAACGGATCATTACAAGTTTTCAGAGGAAGGAGAGGAGAGTGGGCAGAGACCTCAAGGCGGGTCAAAACTATTACACCAAAAAATAAGGTTACCCCAAAGCCTAATGTCCTCGAGGCATCTGCGACCAACAACGGTGAACTTTTCATCCAAACCATCGATAATGATGGCATTTCATCTCTTCCAAACATTCCAGGCGATGGTGGTGCAGATGGTAGTAGCCTTAAAGTTGCAGcaccttttttcgataaagagaatatattaatatcaagagataccaattacatccagcctctgcaacaacgcaccaccctaatggcactacggatgcacacagccaaaaaagaaaagaaaaagaaaactaagaaacaaagtcccgctacagtatctcgggcctaacaacagccacacatccaccgccatgacaacacctgaattacagactctccaaaaaagacACCTCCAAGAAAGGAACggtgctcaaacaccgtcgtcgcccgatcaaagatcttaggttttcaccctgaagatagtccccgctctcaaaacaataccTGCACCAAGGTCActgtcaggcacaaccagttaaggtcagacctagggttttcaccctgaaaggtaggactctgcgcttcacctgtgttgtcgcccctacTTTCATACCGGTGCTGTGAAGtccggacaccaagcaagcccctcaacagcgcggagacttgaacctcccttagctagtcctcacctccggccttcatgaaattctcttcttccgactttcatcatggatccatagtcacttgatgtcaacacagaaaaagagcttcgcgctgctccctccagaaccaaacggtcggaataaacgcatgggtgcgcacgaccgaatacctccgatccagcaaactgcaggcaaagcactgttacattcgccggcggagcctttcgGAACTCAactctccggccagatcacgagtccaggcctccggtaggtcctcctcttcacgaaagagaggccctaggaccgccacctttattcaggtcggacccccacgtcggcgaccatcccgggctggccaagaGCGCAGACAAGACTCCGGAAGCTTGGCACGTCCtcggagaggaggaagaaagccCAGACTTCCCAAGCACCGAGGCAGCAAACAAGGAGCTGATCAGTGTCTTTGTCTTGAGAGCAGGAAGGGCACTTGGTGAGACCGGCGAGCCAGCAGAAAATTTTACACCGGAGAGGGGCTGTGCTCCTCCAAACCTGGGACATCTGTTCATCAAGCTGCAGGTGCCTAAAAGAATTGGCAAAGAAATCTTTGTTTGAAAGCGTTTTGCAAGGAATGTCGTTCTTGCTTTCTTTAACTTCAAATCGACCTACCGTGAAAGAGCTGGTGCTCAAATGCCTTGTCTGAAAATAAGCAACGCCTTACATGATTTAAAGAGAGCTGGAAGCGCATGGCAGCAGGTGTTCTCTCGCATTCCTCATCACAATGGTACTTGAAAATGACATACCGTGAAACACTTTGCGCAGTCTGAAAATAAGCAACGTAGCAAGAACTTCTTACCAGAAGTTACAATGTATTAACTCGGTTCGACTCTTTCAGGAAAAGACCACAATGGAACAACAACAGTTGAAATGGAAACAGACCTTACTAAGTTACAAGCACTTCGTGGCTGAAAGCCATGGCGCCATTACCCACCTCCCTCTACTGGCATCGCTTTCAACAGGTAGaaagaaagaaaggaaaaaaaaaccaCACAGTTGCCGTCATCATCATCTAATTAAAGCGAAGATACGAAGCCAGAGGGTAAGGTGTGCTCTTCCTGAGATGGTATCCACCTAAAGTTTCCTCTTTTTCCGAGTCCGAGCGCTCCTCCATGAGCTGAGCGCGGATGATGATGAGCCGCCGTACCTTTGCATTTTCGGCTTCCTCCCTTTTCGCTTGCCTGTGTAGCAGGGCTTCAGAATCCCCTGGAGACCGAAGCTGGTTGTACCTTCTTCCTTGACGATGGCTGCTGTGGGGGCGGCGACACTCTCATCCTCGGAATACGCAACAGCTTCTCTCTTGACACATACCGGTTCTCTCTTGACTGATACCCGTAGTCGCTGGGACGGATGGCTGATCACCTCAAAGTTTTGGTATGCTTCCTCTGCTGGTTGGTTGTTGATCAATACGTCTTCAGAACTCTGTAAGCAAAAAGCAAGAAGAAATAGCAAGAATGTTGATTTTCCTTCAAATACTCAGCTATGGTGTGAAATAAACCAGATGTACAGTAGCTTACCTGGTGCAGTTCACCAATTTTATCTGGATCTTCAGCTGACAATAGATTCATGGTGCTCTCAAAAATATCCATATTGTTAGCTTCTCCATAGCTTGAGACAGCACTATCGGGCATGTCTGTATCATCCATATCACAATCCGACGGGTCCTGATGTGATATCTCACGCATTCCAACTTTGCCTTTTCCTTGTGAGCAATTTGAGCTCTGTGCGCCGTTGACCCGTGTGTTGACTTTAAGGACAAGCCCGGTGCTCTTCTTGGCCATTTCTTTCTTGAGAATTGATCTCAGACTAGAGACTCTGTCTTGAACAGATTGAATGCTTAAAAGAATCTGCTCGACAGTAGCATCGTCTCCGTTACCAAGTAGCCAGTCAGCATCGTTGTTTCCTTTTGTGCTGTCATCTGCTGAAAGGCCAGAAAAACTATTGTGAATTCATCTGTACATATAAAACGAAAGCaaacatttttcaaaaatataAATAGAACATTGATCACAATATGTATGCCTTTTGGAAAACTGAGCTCAACATACAATCATGAGAATAACTTTTACTAATCAAGTCATGGTATCTAGTGTGCTATTATTTATGGAAGCGGGAAATGAGTTTCTTCCTTGATAAAAGATGCAGCAAACAGTGTTTTTGTGCCCTGTGACTAATGCGACACTATTCATTTTCTGACCATAAGTACTACGAAAGGAATTCAGAAACTATTAAAAAAGGGAGTGAATACATAACAATACAATACAATGACTACCACTATACATGTTTGAGACATCATATTTGTTTGCCGTCATGAAATAATTGGTAGTGTTACCTAAGTTTCCATCGACGTCAACAGAATGGCCATCCCCTTCTgttttctccttttctttttctgcaGAATGATTGTAATGAGAGCTCTTACTAGGGACATCTGTAATACAATGTGTaaagtagaacacaatgtttacCATAATAAGATAAAATGGTGTGGGTCGAGATGTATGAGGCAGCATTATTGTTTTCCTCGTTTCTgattctcctcttcctcttcataGTCTTCCTGCAGCAATGAGAAGAGAAGGGCACCGATCTCGACGAAGAACAGTCCAACTCAATCATTTTTGTTTGTAACTCTTTCTCATGTTTAAGTACTGCAAGCTCCCTGTCATATCTGGATACTTGAGATTGCAAATCCTTCATCCGCAGCTCTAACCATTGACATCTCCACATCAATGGGCTGATATAGTTTCTCCAATGATCAGTTACCTTTTTCTTCCTGTAATGGATGATAGGTTATGTTAAATACTCAAATGAGCTTTGTGCCAACACAAATAGTACGACGCTGACATAACACCACAGGTAAGAATCCAAGAAACCAGGCACTACTACAAATTTAGATACATACACAAACTGAATGACATACCCTGCATCAAAAGTAACAGGTGTGTCATTCTGCCATGTCTTGAGATCTGTTTTTTTTATGTTTATAGCTATTTCTGGATATATTTTTTAGCGTTGTCAAACCTGCAAGGATCTTAGGTTCATGGAGAAAGGTTTGAGAAAGGCATCAACTTTAATAATTCCACTAGAGCAAGAATGCCCATAAGTTGGACAGAAGAGTGAACATTTCCCTTGCAATATTAATACTTCCACTTTCCGGAAGAAAgtacatcagaaaccctagacatGTTTCTTTATCAGTAAGATTTTTCAAACATGATAGGTATTAAATATAGAGCAACTGAGTGACACCTGGCCCGTTTAGCAGTCTGGCCCATGTGGCCCATACGAAGTTGTGGTCTTGTGACATGGCATAGCACCCAAATGGGCCACAATTGAAATCTAAGGCGATTAGTATATAATGCTAGTTTGCTCTAAATGTAAAAGTATCACCTCCGGATTAACCATTTTTACATCAAGGGGAGATGAAGTGTAAGAAGGGTGCTATGTGTGCATGGACCTATCCCTTGTGGAGGGTTGGCAGATCATTAAGTGGATTTTAACATACTAGGGTACAGATGCTCCaaccatgaaggatgaagtctagAAACTGGCAAAAAGGAGTTCGGTGATGGAAACATGTAGTCTTTAGATAGAAAATCAAGCTCATGTATTAATAGCAGCAAATATATTTACATGCAGCAGCATGCAGACTTTCACTGCAAATAAATCTAAACTAATCCGTAGATCACATGTGAACTGCAAGTTCCTCAGGCCATGCACTTCCAATCTGTTCTGGTTTCTGAAAACTCGCACAAGACCTAGCCTCTGCCTAAGCATGAAGTATTTTACTGTTTTCAGCTACCTCTATCTAATTACTATGCATTTATTCGTAGTTTTTTTAAGTTTTTCACTGGCTCAGGCATTATGCACCTTTATAAATTGTACAGACCAATAATTTATTGGCCTATTATGTACAACAAATTCATGTCTCACGTTACCCATTAAAGATGATTTTTTAATTCTTCGCCTAATCTTCAGAGGGAAAAAGATTGTACAGGAAAGAGGGATTACTACTAAAAGTTAGAGTATAACTGAGTGCTTTTAGCATGAGGAAAGCAGTTGATTGCGCGAGGAAACTGGTATGTGCGTAACTGTGCTTTTGCCAAAATTTTCATTCTGTTCTAGTCTAAGACAAGATGACCGGCCGCTCAAAGATGAATTGAAATTTATATGAAGGCAGAAAAACAAGGCTGGGAAGTAGTAAGTTACCCAAACAACTTACTTCAATAATCTATCCAAATTGTCAGCGGCAGCTGCATCCAAGAGTGAAGCAGCATCACCATTATGAGGATAGCGGCAGAATGGTGAGTCTACTTCAATGTCACTAATCTCTGAAGGCTTTGCATCATCCTCAGATCCGGATAGTGTGTCCCCAAAGGAACTTGAACACTCTGTGGCATCGGGGTCTTCAGTTTTTGCTAATTCGCTGCAAGTGCTACCCCCATCTGGGCCAATAATGTCAACATTCCAATCTACTACTCCGTTAGCATTCTCCATTTTATGGTTGACTTTAGCTTCTTATATTCTGCTTAATTGAAGAAAACAGAAGCTGTTTCAGCAAAAACTCGCAATAATATTCAGACACAAATAGTAATTGGCATGGGGAAAAACAAAAAATTGTGTACACATGGGGTGAAATCAACCATGGTTATATATAACATAAGGTAGTAGGAACAAATTCATGATAATGATAAGGACTAAGGGTCCAAATAGTGTACATGTCGTCACTAGTTGCTAAACTAGATCCATAGGATACGAGTATATTCCAAAGATGGCCAAAATGTCTATGTGTAGAAAAATATGATCTAATAAAATAGTTCCATATCACAACCCAAAGCATCCTCAAATTGTAGTTGAAATCTACACAAAGTAACCACTATCACTAAGTAATTTATTCACAATGTGATGATCAATTATCGATGTGCGAACTGAAGTAAAGAAAGAAACAATATGAAAATGGGATTTATGTTCTGCCCAAGACCCTACTATCAAGGATGCAACGAATAGTATGTCAGCAAATAACAGATATAGGAATATATTCTAAGGCAGGTGGCAGTATGCTTAGTGGACAAAGACAAAGATTTCCTTAAAAGGAACCACAAAGGGTGCCGCGACCATTATACGCCGCCATTAGAGTAAAGTACTGAGGATATCGCAACCATCGCCGTCATATGGGTTACATCTATGAGATCCATTTACTTCATTCTGGATGCAGCGAACGCTCATGCCACATTCTCGCGGTATGGGATGGTGCGCACAAGAAAATGCATCAGTCTATCCGAGCATAGCACAGAAACCACAAGGATAGATGAGTAGTTGCATGTCGTGGACAACACTACCGATTCACGGCCTCATAGAACTATTTGTCAATGTTTAGCTCGGATGTGGGGATTGAAGCCATGGGCAACTTGATAGACATCAGGCAAGTGTATATTACACCTTGCATTCGCAGACAACACGATTAATTCGTAAACTAGAACGTAGGGAATCAACACGTGGAACTAACCGACGGACGCCTCCGGCGAGAAAGAAATGCGTCAGAGTCTAACCGGGCGCGCCGGCAGAGGGCAGCAcgtcgggcggcggcgcggtcagGTGCGCCACGAAGGCGTCAGCAGCCGCGCGGACGGCTGGCGACGGAGTGTAGCAGGAGAAATGGCGGCGTCCGCAACCGGAGGCAGAGTGGCAGAGCAGCCTGAGGAGCACGCGTTCGGCGCTCACCAGGCTGCAGCGGCGCCGATCTCTTCGCTGGAGGACCGTCGCGTGCCCCGGCGACCCGCCCTCCGGCTCTGGCTCGCACCGATCACGCGAAGCAAAGCGGCGGCGGACTGGCGGCGGCCGCCGCAGCTCAGTTGTCGAAGGAGAGAGCTCGCGGGAGAAAACAAAAGAGGGAAGGAATAAAAAACGGACGGGGTAGAGACGGGTGACCAGAGAGGTAGAGCGGATATACAACCCTAATGGGCCTTGTTGGGCTTTTATAATGCTCGTCCTGCTTCTAAGCAGAACACTGCTCTTTTTCAAAAacgaaaaaaaaaaacagagtacTGAGTTTTCTCTACAAAACCAGAACTACTGTGCCGTGCAACAAAAGAAAACAAGGAGATGTAACAAAAAAGCAGAAAAGAAGACCCGCTTGTCTTGCACATATAGCTGATCGAGAGCACTGAGGTCGGCACAGTGACATTTGCGACAAGGACCTTGTGGACGTACATGAAGCTTTCTTCAGGGTGCCTGTTTTTCTGATTTCCGTGTACCTACCATGTACCATATGTCCATCTCTGCACTTCATACATATACATTGTTCACGATTATAAAATAATACGTATAAAACATGTACAGATACATGCGAATCTAGACAAATCTCAGTCACTTATTATGTGACGGAGGGGTTATGTCGGTATGTGATGGCCATCGGTGTTAGAGAGGACGCGTGTGTAATGTAGTTGTTCAAAATGGAATCAGTGAACACCTAATGCAATGTGACGCGGCGGGGTGGTGGTGGCTGGAGTTGAGGAGGAAGCTCACCCAAATTAGGTGCATGAACCACGCGCCCGTAAGGGAGGCGATGAGCAGGGAAGCTGCTTGTTGGGCATCGGAGGGAGGCGCTAAGCCAAAGGCGGTCCTAGGAAAGGTACGAGGGCGGTGAAGCTTACCCGCACCACCACGTCTAACTAGGGTCTTGGAGCTGGGGCCTCGCTAACTTTGGTCTCAAACGCGAGGTTGTCGGCACAAAGGAGCCTACCGGTTCAATTCCGCGACTATCTTAGCCCTGAGGTTCCGAATTTGGGAGGGCCACCAGTCAAAATAAAAGGCCCTCTCAATGATCGGATGGATGCCACGGGGAAACGCTAAGACCAGCCAATAGCAAAATTCGGGATATTCACTCACATACTTTAGAATTCTCAAAAGTTCTAACAACTTATGATTGGAATTTATGTAAAAATTAAATCATGAAACATTTAGATACCCCAAATAATAATCTTACAAGTAATCACTATAAAAAATGCTTCCACTACAAAAAACGAAGAAATAGCTATCGATGGAAGACACAGAGCAAGAAATCCACCCAAACAATGAAGAAAATAAGCTACCCAGTCGGCAACTGACAAATTCCACTGTGTTGCCACCGTTGTTAAAGCCGGCAGTAGCAGTACAATCGCTAGCCGAAGAATCTCTGGTGCACTTCAAGCAGAACAAAAATCACTACTACAGGCAGACACTGATCGAAACGCCCGAAGAATTGAAATGTCTAAGCGGTTTTTGCTAAATTACAAAAATAACCGAACCAGCATAAGTTAACAATCATGTTCTTGGCAAATGTATATATCGGAAAGCCTATCTCCATCGTACGACATGTAGCGAGCACCAAACTGGCCGGGGACATCTCCATGGGAGCACCGCCGGAAGCTTGCCATCCGAGCAGCCGACCACGGCGACAAGCGACACTAACGACCGACGTAAGGAACTGGGCTTTCATAGCAGAGCCGCAGCAACATATTCGGTACTAGAAACTATCGGACAGGACAGCATCAAGCTAGCTTAGCTCCTGAGTCGTTTGTTGCCGAACATGGATACACAACCAGAACAAAGCCTGAATTCACAGCGTGAAAGGGGTCTCCCGTAGCTCGGATCCTAAGTTAGCATCAGACATCAAACAGGAGCGCCGCGACGCCGCCAGCGCCACGGACGCGCGCCGGCCGAGCTGGGATCGGCGCGCGCGTGCGGTAGCTAGCAACGTGGGTGGGGAGGCGCGAGAGAGACGGACAAGTTACCGCGAAGGAGGGAGGAACTGGGAAGGAGGAAGGCACCTGAACagctgcggcggcggtggaggaggcggaggtggcggcggcggagagcgTGAGCTGAGAGGCGCTTCGTTCCTTTCCTGCGGCGCCGCCGTCTGCTGGCTGGCTAAGTAGGGACGAGCGAGGGAAGCAGCAGCCGGTGGTTTTTGTTCAGTTGGGCTACATGGGCCGGGCCGGACTCTACAGAGGCATTAATTTCTTGTTTTATTTGGGGGAAGCTTTTAACTCGCGTCCAAAGAATACGAGAGACTTTTtgaaaattggaagatttttattCGTTGTAACGTATGAAGTTGATATATATACGACCGCATTAGTGAGGAAAATAAAACCCAAATCTGTGAGTTAAATAAGTAATAAAAAGCTCGCGCGAATTCAGATGCTAACAAGTCGAGCCATTTCTTAGTTAATTAAGAAAAAATGAGTTTAATTTGTGTGTGAGAAAGTATCGAGAACACTCTCCAGACTGTTAAGAGCCGAGAGAGAGAAAATATGGGAGATCATCTCAGGTTTCCACCCCCTAGGTCGGCGGCACCGCCAATCCACCCCACTTTTGATGGCCTTTTTAGGGAGGGTTCATGTTCCTTGCTTTAGTTAGTTTTTGTGTCTTAGCAGGGGTGGTGAGGTGGCGGCAACATCCTGATgtcagaataaggtcctccctGTTCTACCCTGCTCTCGTGGCCCAGTGTGTGTGGAGTTGTATGCCTGGTGGATCTTCCGGAACCTAGTTGATTTTCATCTTCGTTGGTGTGATTGCAGATTTGGCTCTTTCGATCTACAATTCTTATCTTTTGCCATAGTTGATGTTCTGGTGTGTTGTTTTCTGGGGACTTAGTACGGCAAATTTCCATCTGTCTACAAAAAAAGCCCACTATGAGAAGTTTTGctcgactccggtgagggaggggAAGGGCGACGATACGCCTTCGGCTTTCTCTAGTGCTTCTAGTCATCGCTAGGTGGGATGAGTCCTAGTACCGTTAATATTCTTAAGCTCATATGCAGGCCAATAAATAAAGTGATGCTAAATAAATCCCAAAGCTCGCGGCTGTATGTTGCTTGAGAACTTGTGACAATAGGCGCGTGACCGGAATGCAAAGGCGTGATAAGATGGCACAGTAGGTGTGTgtgtaaaccctaaacacccttcaAGATCTCCATGCAGACCTAGTTGGTCTTATCGGGGATAGGTGTAAACTTGCCTCTTGATCCCTTCTAAGTCATGTTCTGGTTGACTTGACCTTGAGATCGGGCACCATGACACCCTTCAAGCTCTCCGTGCAGAACCAGTTGGTCTTATCGGCGATGGGTGTAAACTTGCCTCTTGATCCCTTGTAAGTCATGTACTCATGTTCTGGTTTACTTGACCTTGAGATCAGGAACGACGACACCCTTCAAGCTCTCCGTGCAGACCCAGTTGGTCTTATAGGGGATGGGTGAGGCTTCGGCGCAAGTAGAGAATCCATGGAGCAAATCCACTTGAGCCTCGACGTGGTAGCCAACATCGACACCATGTAACATCAGCTGCAATCACATCTAGACAACTAGGGGTTAGCGGTGTAGGGAAGAGTGTGACTTAACGAGGCGACGATGTGCGCTGATGGAGTGAGTAGACGCCGGCGTGCATATATAGCGTCCACTCACCTCCTTGCTTGGGGTAGTCTCATGCACCATGTTTCCATGTTTCCTAGCTCAAGAATTACCTACCCGACTACACTCCAGTTTTCTCCCAAAATTGCCCCCTCTTGATATGTTGAAGACATTTCATGTACGCATTCTCAATGGGTGT
This Lolium perenne isolate Kyuss_39 chromosome 1, Kyuss_2.0, whole genome shotgun sequence DNA region includes the following protein-coding sequences:
- the LOC127317221 gene encoding uncharacterized protein isoform X1 codes for the protein MENANGVVDWNVDIIGPDGGSTCSELAKTEDPDATECSSSFGDTLSGSEDDAKPSEISDIEVDSPFCRYPHNGDAASLLDAAAADNLDRLLKKKKVTDHWRNYISPLMWRCQWLELRMKDLQSQVSRYDRELAVLKHEKELQTKMIELDCSSSRSVPFSSHCCRKTMKRKRRIRNEENNNAASYISTHTILSYYEKEKEKTEGDGHSVDVDGNLADDSTKGNNDADWLLGNGDDATVEQILLSIQSVQDRVSSLRSILKKEMAKKSTGLVLKVNTRVNGAQSSNCSQGKGKVGMREISHQDPSDCDMDDTDMPDSAVSSYGEANNMDIFESTMNLLSAEDPDKIGELHQSSEDVLINNQPAEEAYQNFEVISHPSQRLRVSVKREPVCVKREAVAYSEDESVAAPTAAIVKEEGTTSFGLQGILKPCYTGKRKGRKPKMQRYGGSSSSALSSWRSARTRKKRKL
- the LOC127317221 gene encoding uncharacterized protein isoform X2, which produces MENANGVVDWNVDIIGPDGGSTCSELAKTEDPDATECSSSFGDTLSGSEDDAKPSEISDIEVDSPFCRYPHNGDAASLLDAAAADNLDRLLKKKKVTDHWRNYISPLMWRCQWLELRMKDLQSQVSRYDRELAVLKHEKELQTKMIELDCSSSRSVPFSSHCCRKTMKRKRRIRNEENNNAASYISTHTILSYYEKEKEKTEGDGHSVDVDGNLDDSTKGNNDADWLLGNGDDATVEQILLSIQSVQDRVSSLRSILKKEMAKKSTGLVLKVNTRVNGAQSSNCSQGKGKVGMREISHQDPSDCDMDDTDMPDSAVSSYGEANNMDIFESTMNLLSAEDPDKIGELHQSSEDVLINNQPAEEAYQNFEVISHPSQRLRVSVKREPVCVKREAVAYSEDESVAAPTAAIVKEEGTTSFGLQGILKPCYTGKRKGRKPKMQRYGGSSSSALSSWRSARTRKKRKL